From the genome of Eucalyptus grandis isolate ANBG69807.140 chromosome 2, ASM1654582v1, whole genome shotgun sequence, one region includes:
- the LOC104434738 gene encoding uncharacterized protein LOC104434738, whose translation MYRHCWALIALVSFTHLIFYVPITRHKLTLGLATKRLRELKMRLSLAMTSASNANGRGANGHHHHHHKVVFDDGDFEIQYQEPPESYLGKFKRNCALHFGFLILVYGFMVSFSVVIL comes from the coding sequence ATGTACCGCCATTGTTGGGCCCTCATCGCCCTCGTCTCCTTCACCCACCTCATCTTCTATGTCCCCATCACCCGTCACAAGCTCACCCTCGGCCTCGCCACCAAGCGGCTAAGGGAGCTCAAGATGAGGTTGAGCCTGGCGATGACGAGCGCCAGCAACGCCAATGGAAGGGGCGCTAatggccaccaccaccaccaccacaaggTGGTGTTTGACGATGGGGACTTCGAGATTCAGTACCAGGAGCCGCCTGAGAGCTACCTAGGCAAGTTCAAGCGAAACTGCGCTCTGCATTTCGGGTTCTTGATCTTGGTCTATGGCTTCATGGTCTCTTTCTCTGTCGTCATCCTCTAG